Proteins from one Loktanella sp. M215 genomic window:
- a CDS encoding UDP-N-acetylmuramoyl-tripeptide--D-alanyl-D-alanine ligase yields the protein MIPLWTAADAARATGGEAVGDWAATGVSIDTRTLRPGDLFVALAAARDGHDFVAQALAKGAAAALVSHRPEGVAGDAPLLIVPDVLRGLEALGVAARARTAARVIAVTGSVGKTSTKEMLRAALDPQGRTHAAEASYNNHWGVPLTLARMPADTEYAVIEVGMSNPGEIAPLAKLARPHVAMVTTVAAAHLESFGSLAGIAAEKATIMDGLEPGGVAVLNADLPTSGVLLDHAAAGGHRVVTFGAQGDWALGDVRITDSATVIAARHDGTDYLFKLAVPGRHFALNALAVLAGCEALGADPVQAAQDICQWSPPQGRGTREVIVLDQGIAEETLDLIDDAFNANPTSMAASLEVLAASHPRDGIGRVVKGRRIAILGDMLELGADEMQMHADLAENLHLARAHVVHCAGPRMRALFDALPGDLRGQWAPEADDLAGQVAKLVDAGDVVLVKGSKGSKISRVVDAIRKLGHRS from the coding sequence ATGATCCCGCTGTGGACCGCTGCCGATGCCGCGCGCGCGACGGGGGGCGAGGCGGTGGGCGACTGGGCCGCGACGGGCGTGTCGATCGACACGCGGACCCTGCGGCCGGGTGATCTGTTCGTGGCGCTGGCGGCAGCGCGTGACGGGCATGACTTTGTCGCCCAAGCGCTGGCCAAGGGGGCGGCGGCGGCCTTGGTCAGCCACCGGCCCGAAGGCGTGGCCGGGGATGCACCGCTGCTGATCGTGCCGGATGTGCTGCGCGGGCTGGAGGCGCTGGGCGTTGCCGCCCGTGCGCGCACCGCGGCGCGCGTGATCGCGGTGACGGGATCGGTCGGCAAGACATCCACCAAGGAAATGCTGCGCGCCGCACTTGATCCGCAGGGCCGGACCCACGCCGCAGAGGCGTCCTATAACAATCACTGGGGCGTGCCGCTGACGCTGGCGCGGATGCCGGCGGACACTGAATATGCCGTGATCGAGGTCGGCATGAGCAACCCCGGCGAGATCGCGCCGCTGGCAAAGCTGGCCCGGCCCCATGTGGCGATGGTGACCACCGTCGCCGCCGCCCATCTGGAGTCCTTTGGCAGTCTTGCGGGGATCGCTGCCGAAAAAGCTACGATCATGGACGGGCTGGAACCGGGCGGCGTTGCGGTGCTGAACGCGGACCTGCCGACCTCTGGCGTGTTGCTGGATCATGCGGCGGCGGGCGGGCACAGGGTCGTGACCTTTGGCGCGCAGGGCGACTGGGCCTTGGGCGACGTGCGGATCACCGACAGTGCCACGGTCATCGCGGCGCGGCATGACGGCACGGATTATCTGTTCAAGCTGGCGGTGCCGGGGCGGCATTTCGCGCTGAACGCGCTGGCGGTGCTGGCGGGATGCGAGGCGCTGGGTGCGGACCCGGTGCAGGCGGCGCAGGATATCTGCCAGTGGTCGCCGCCGCAGGGCCGCGGCACGCGCGAGGTCATCGTGCTGGACCAGGGCATCGCCGAGGAAACGCTGGACCTGATCGACGACGCCTTCAACGCCAACCCGACCTCTATGGCGGCGTCGCTGGAGGTGCTGGCCGCAAGCCACCCGCGCGACGGCATCGGCCGGGTGGTCAAGGGGCGGCGGATCGCCATTCTGGGCGACATGCTGGAACTGGGCGCGGACGAGATGCAGATGCATGCCGATCTGGCCGAGAACCTGCATCTGGCGCGCGCCCATGTCGTCCATTGCGCGGGGCCGCGGATGCGGGCGCTGTTCGACGCACTGCCCGGCGATCTGCGCGGTCAATGGGCACCCGAGGCGGACGATCTGGCGGGGCAGGTGGCCAAACTGGTCGATGCCGGCGATGTCGTGCTGGTCAAAGGGTCCAAGGGCAGCAAGATCAGCCGCGTTGTTGACGCGATCCGCAAACTCGGGCATCGCAGCTAG
- the mraY gene encoding phospho-N-acetylmuramoyl-pentapeptide-transferase yields MLYWLTELSDGGDFFNLFRYITFRAGGAFMTALVFGFIFGLPLINVLRRTQGKGQPIRTDGPEGHFAKAGTPTMGGLLIVGALTTSTVLWARLDNAYIWMVLFVTLAFAAIGFADDYAKVSKQNTNGVSGRVRIILGLLIAGIAGFWAAQYHPVELTNQLAVPVFKDTLINLGILFVPFSILVIVGAANAVNLTDGLDGLAIMPVMIAAGTFGIIAYFVGRVDFSESLGLHYVPDSGEILVFCAGLIGGGLGFLWYNAPPAAVFMGDTGSLALGGALGAIAVATKHEIVLAIVGGLFVVEALSVIIQVLYFKRTGKRVFLMAPIHHHYEKKGWAEPQIVIRFWIISLILAMIGLATLKVR; encoded by the coding sequence ATGTTGTATTGGCTGACAGAGCTGTCGGATGGCGGCGATTTCTTCAACCTGTTCCGCTATATCACCTTTCGCGCCGGTGGGGCCTTCATGACCGCGCTGGTGTTCGGGTTCATTTTCGGGTTGCCGCTGATCAACGTGCTGCGCCGGACCCAAGGCAAGGGCCAGCCCATCCGCACCGACGGACCGGAGGGGCATTTCGCCAAGGCCGGCACGCCGACCATGGGTGGCCTGCTGATCGTGGGCGCGCTGACGACGTCGACCGTGCTGTGGGCGCGGCTGGACAATGCATATATCTGGATGGTGCTGTTCGTGACGCTGGCCTTTGCGGCCATCGGCTTTGCCGACGATTACGCGAAGGTGAGCAAGCAGAATACCAATGGTGTGTCGGGCCGGGTGCGGATCATCCTTGGCCTGCTGATCGCGGGGATCGCCGGTTTCTGGGCGGCGCAGTATCACCCGGTCGAGCTGACGAACCAGCTGGCGGTGCCCGTGTTCAAGGATACGCTGATCAACCTCGGCATCCTGTTCGTGCCATTCTCGATCCTGGTGATCGTGGGGGCGGCGAATGCGGTCAACCTGACCGACGGCCTGGACGGGCTTGCGATCATGCCGGTGATGATTGCGGCGGGCACCTTCGGGATCATCGCCTATTTCGTGGGGCGCGTGGACTTTTCCGAAAGCCTTGGGCTGCATTATGTCCCGGACTCGGGCGAGATTCTGGTGTTCTGTGCCGGGTTGATCGGCGGCGGGCTGGGGTTCTTGTGGTACAACGCGCCGCCTGCCGCCGTTTTCATGGGCGACACCGGGTCGCTGGCCCTAGGCGGTGCACTGGGGGCCATCGCGGTCGCCACCAAGCACGAGATCGTGCTGGCCATCGTGGGCGGGTTGTTCGTGGTCGAGGCGCTGTCGGTCATCATTCAGGTGCTGTATTTCAAGCGTACCGGCAAGCGGGTGTTCCTGATGGCCCCGATCCACCACCACTATGAAAAGAAGGGCTGGGCCGAGCCGCAGATCGTGATCCGCTTCTGGATCATCAGCCTGATCCTTGCGATGATCGGTCTGGCCACGCTGAAAGTGCGCTGA
- the murD gene encoding UDP-N-acetylmuramoyl-L-alanine--D-glutamate ligase, with protein MIPVQGYEGRSVAVLGLGRSGLATAHALAAGGAIPVVWDDSPRGREVAEAAGWTVRDLTKPGGFDGIAALIVSPGIPHLYPAPNPVIAAAWDAGVPVDNDIGLFFRSYATDEWDGFDSPPRVIAVTGSNGKSTTAALIHHVLVENGRPAQLAGNIGRGVLDLDPAHDGEVVVLELSSYQTDLARHMTPDVAVLTNISPDHLDRHSGLGGYFAAKRRLFAEGGPDRAVIGVDEDEGRYLANQLVEDLSDDRLIRISVTRKLTDGWCVFARKGFLSEYRRGKQVGAIDLREIKGLPGAHNHQNACAAYAAVRTLGIGPKGIEAALHSYPGLPHRSQLVAERGGVRFVNDSKATNVDAAAKALQAFPAIRWICGGLQKEGGLDGLIPHLGAVKTAYVIGREAEAFARQLPGIETEVCGTMDVAVARASADAEPGEVVLLAPACASFDQYDSFAARGDDFTALVLAGG; from the coding sequence ATGATACCAGTTCAGGGATACGAGGGACGCAGCGTCGCGGTGCTGGGGCTGGGCCGGTCGGGGCTTGCCACGGCCCATGCGCTGGCCGCAGGTGGTGCGATCCCGGTGGTCTGGGATGACAGCCCGCGAGGGCGCGAAGTCGCCGAGGCCGCGGGGTGGACGGTCCGCGATCTGACCAAGCCCGGCGGTTTTGACGGGATCGCGGCGCTGATCGTCTCGCCCGGTATTCCGCACCTTTACCCCGCCCCGAACCCGGTAATCGCCGCGGCCTGGGACGCGGGCGTGCCGGTGGACAACGACATCGGGTTGTTCTTCCGCTCCTACGCCACCGACGAGTGGGACGGGTTCGACAGCCCGCCGCGGGTGATCGCGGTGACGGGGTCGAACGGCAAGTCCACGACGGCGGCGCTGATTCATCACGTGCTGGTGGAAAACGGCCGCCCCGCACAACTGGCGGGCAATATCGGGCGCGGTGTGCTGGATCTGGACCCTGCCCACGACGGAGAGGTCGTGGTGCTGGAGCTGTCGAGCTATCAGACCGACCTTGCGCGGCACATGACGCCGGACGTGGCGGTGCTGACCAACATCAGCCCGGATCATCTGGACCGGCACAGCGGTCTGGGCGGCTATTTCGCGGCCAAGCGGCGGCTGTTCGCGGAAGGTGGACCGGATCGCGCGGTGATCGGCGTGGACGAGGACGAAGGACGCTATCTGGCGAACCAGTTGGTCGAGGATCTGTCCGACGACCGGCTGATCCGCATCAGCGTGACGCGCAAGCTGACGGACGGCTGGTGCGTCTTTGCCCGCAAGGGGTTCCTCAGCGAATATCGCCGGGGCAAGCAGGTGGGTGCCATCGACCTGCGCGAGATCAAGGGGCTGCCCGGGGCGCACAATCACCAGAACGCTTGTGCCGCCTATGCGGCCGTGCGGACGCTGGGGATCGGACCCAAGGGGATCGAGGCGGCGCTGCACAGCTATCCGGGCCTGCCGCACCGCAGCCAGCTGGTGGCCGAGCGGGGCGGCGTGCGCTTCGTGAACGACAGCAAGGCCACGAACGTGGATGCGGCGGCGAAGGCCCTGCAGGCCTTTCCGGCGATCCGCTGGATCTGCGGCGGCTTGCAGAAAGAGGGCGGTCTGGACGGGCTGATCCCGCATCTGGGGGCGGTGAAGACGGCCTATGTCATCGGGCGCGAGGCAGAGGCCTTTGCCCGCCAGCTGCCGGGGATCGAGACCGAGGTCTGCGGCACGATGGATGTGGCCGTCGCGCGGGCCAGTGCCGATGCCGAGCCTGGCGAGGTGGTGCTGCTGGCCCCGGCCTGTGCGTCGTTTGACCAATACGACAGTTTCGCCGCGCGTGGCGACGATTTCACGGCGCTGGTGCTGGCGGGGGGCTGA
- a CDS encoding NAD(P)/FAD-dependent oxidoreductase produces MHVNTLILGAGAAGMMAAAHAGPATLVIDHAKAPGEKIRISGGGRCNFTNLACAPDRFISKNPHFAKSALSRYTQHDFIALVASHRIAYHEKKLGQLFCDGSAKQIVQMLRDEMARAGADLWLDTTVGEIRHDGTFRVTLTRDGRSHVVTATHLVLATGAKSIPAMGATDLAYRIAAQFGLGLITPRPGLVPFTFANDRFKPLAGTALPSRATTGGHSFEEATLFTHRGLSGPAILQASSYWTEGEAITLDLSPDAPLADALIAAKRNEGRKSLTTILSRHLPARLVQYLSPDWPTDPMAALPDATLRDLAESLHHWQLTPSGTEGYRTAEVTLGGIDTAALNARTLEAKTVPGLYAIGEAVDVTGWLGGYNFQWAWSSGWAAGTAIAAAS; encoded by the coding sequence ATGCATGTGAACACCCTGATCCTCGGCGCCGGCGCCGCCGGCATGATGGCCGCGGCCCACGCCGGGCCCGCGACGCTCGTCATCGACCATGCCAAGGCGCCGGGGGAAAAGATCCGCATCTCGGGCGGCGGGCGCTGCAATTTCACCAATCTCGCCTGCGCCCCTGACCGCTTCATCAGCAAAAATCCCCATTTCGCGAAATCGGCGCTGTCTCGATATACGCAGCATGATTTCATCGCGCTGGTCGCGTCACACCGCATCGCGTACCACGAAAAGAAGCTGGGCCAGCTCTTTTGCGACGGCTCGGCCAAGCAGATCGTGCAGATGCTCCGCGACGAGATGGCGCGCGCCGGCGCCGACCTCTGGCTCGACACCACCGTCGGAGAGATCCGCCATGACGGCACCTTCCGCGTCACACTCACCCGCGACGGCCGCAGCCACGTCGTGACTGCGACGCACCTCGTCCTCGCCACCGGGGCCAAGTCGATCCCGGCGATGGGCGCCACGGACCTCGCCTACCGGATCGCCGCGCAGTTCGGGCTGGGCCTGATCACGCCGCGTCCGGGCCTCGTGCCCTTCACCTTTGCCAACGACCGCTTCAAGCCGCTCGCCGGCACCGCCCTGCCGAGCCGCGCCACCACCGGAGGCCACAGCTTCGAGGAGGCGACGCTCTTCACCCACCGCGGCCTCTCCGGCCCCGCCATTCTGCAGGCCTCCTCCTACTGGACCGAAGGCGAAGCGATCACGCTCGACCTGTCGCCCGACGCCCCTCTCGCCGACGCCCTCATCGCCGCCAAACGCAACGAAGGCCGCAAGAGCCTGACAACGATCCTGTCGCGCCACCTGCCTGCCCGGCTGGTGCAATACCTGTCGCCCGACTGGCCCACGGACCCCATGGCCGCCCTGCCAGACGCCACCCTGCGCGATCTGGCTGAAAGCCTGCACCACTGGCAGCTGACCCCGAGCGGCACCGAAGGCTACCGCACCGCCGAGGTCACGCTGGGCGGCATCGACACCGCCGCCCTCAACGCCCGCACGCTGGAGGCCAAGACCGTCCCCGGCCTCTACGCCATCGGAGAGGCGGTCGACGTCACCGGCTGGCTGGGCGGCTATAATTTCCAATGGGCCTGGTCATCCGGCTGGGCCGCCGGCACCGCCATCGCCGCAGCCTCCTGA
- a CDS encoding peptidoglycan glycosyltransferase FtsW — protein sequence MTEMVYGAPRVVTGDPVLPRWWRTIDKWSMCCILALFGIGLLLGLASSPPLAAKNGLNPFYYVTRQAFFGGMAMIAMFGVSMMTPVMVRRLAVIGFALAFLALALLPVFGTDFGKGAVRWYSFGFASVQPSEFLKPGFVVMAAWLMAAGLSVGGPPGRFYSFVLTVVIVAFLALQPDFGQACLVLFSWGVMYFVAGAPMVLLAGLAGAVVAVGTFAYSASEHFARRIDGFLSPDVDPRTQLGYATNAIREGGFFGVGVGEGQVKWSLPDAHTDFIIAVAAEEYGLVCVMAIITLYGVIVVRSLMRLMKERDPFIRLAGTGLACAFGVQAMINMGVAVRLLPAKGMTLPFVSYGGSSLIAGGIAVGMLLALTRTRPQGEIGDILMRRVGR from the coding sequence ATGACCGAAATGGTGTATGGCGCGCCACGCGTCGTGACAGGCGATCCCGTTCTGCCGCGCTGGTGGCGGACGATCGACAAGTGGAGCATGTGCTGCATTCTGGCGCTGTTCGGCATCGGGCTGCTGCTGGGGCTGGCGTCCTCGCCCCCCTTGGCCGCGAAGAACGGTCTGAACCCGTTTTATTATGTCACGCGGCAGGCGTTCTTTGGCGGCATGGCAATGATCGCGATGTTCGGCGTGTCGATGATGACGCCGGTCATGGTGCGGCGTCTGGCGGTGATCGGGTTTGCGCTGGCGTTTCTGGCGCTGGCGCTGCTGCCGGTGTTCGGGACCGATTTCGGCAAGGGGGCCGTGCGCTGGTATTCCTTCGGCTTCGCCTCCGTGCAGCCGAGCGAGTTTCTGAAGCCCGGTTTCGTCGTCATGGCGGCCTGGCTGATGGCGGCGGGCTTAAGCGTGGGCGGGCCGCCGGGTCGGTTCTATTCCTTCGTGCTGACGGTCGTGATCGTGGCGTTCCTCGCGCTGCAGCCGGATTTCGGGCAGGCGTGCCTCGTGCTGTTTTCCTGGGGTGTGATGTATTTCGTGGCCGGCGCGCCGATGGTGCTGCTGGCGGGGCTGGCGGGGGCGGTCGTGGCTGTGGGCACCTTTGCCTATTCCGCGTCCGAGCACTTTGCCCGCCGCATCGACGGCTTCCTGAGCCCCGATGTCGATCCGCGCACGCAGCTGGGCTATGCCACCAACGCGATCCGCGAGGGCGGGTTCTTTGGCGTGGGTGTCGGCGAGGGGCAGGTGAAATGGTCGCTGCCGGACGCGCATACGGATTTCATCATTGCCGTCGCGGCCGAGGAATACGGGCTGGTCTGCGTGATGGCGATCATCACGCTTTACGGCGTCATCGTGGTGCGGTCGCTGATGCGGCTGATGAAGGAGCGCGATCCGTTCATCCGGCTGGCGGGGACGGGTCTGGCCTGTGCCTTTGGCGTGCAGGCGATGATCAACATGGGTGTGGCCGTGCGGCTGTTGCCGGCCAAGGGCATGACGCTGCCCTTCGTGAGTTACGGCGGGTCGAGCCTGATCGCGGGCGGCATCGCCGTGGGCATGTTGCTGGCGCTGACGCGGACGCGCCCGCAAGGCGAGATCGGGGATATCCTGATGCGGCGTGTGGGGCGGTGA
- the murG gene encoding undecaprenyldiphospho-muramoylpentapeptide beta-N-acetylglucosaminyltransferase, with the protein MVMPLLMMAAGGTGGHMFPAQALAEAMLALGWRVKLSTDLRGARYVGGFPEAVEVVQVDSGTFARGGALAKLAVPGRIAGGALSAVLAMRRDRPDVVVGFGGYPAIPAMTAATLLRVPRMIHEQNGVLGRVNKVFARRVDVIACGTWPTVLPEGVQGSHVGNPVRQAILDRAGAPYIPPGDYPMSVLVVGGSQGARILSDVVPAGIAALPEHLRRNIRVFQQARAEDVDRVDAFYAARGIAADIRTFFDDMPTRLAEAQLVIARSGASTIADLCVIGRPAVLVPFAAAAADHQTANARQMVDAGAAILMPESKFNAESLAEHMETVLTHPSGALQMSRAALSCGTPDATARLVALVEQLAGRTQ; encoded by the coding sequence ATCGTCATGCCGCTGTTGATGATGGCGGCCGGGGGGACCGGCGGGCACATGTTTCCGGCACAGGCGCTGGCCGAGGCGATGCTGGCGCTGGGGTGGCGGGTGAAGCTGAGCACCGATCTGCGGGGCGCGCGCTATGTCGGTGGGTTTCCCGAAGCGGTCGAGGTCGTGCAGGTTGATAGCGGGACCTTCGCGCGGGGCGGGGCGCTGGCGAAGCTCGCCGTGCCGGGACGGATCGCGGGGGGCGCGCTGAGTGCCGTGCTGGCGATGCGGCGGGACCGGCCCGATGTGGTGGTGGGCTTTGGCGGTTATCCGGCCATTCCGGCGATGACGGCGGCGACGCTGCTGCGCGTGCCGCGGATGATCCACGAACAGAACGGTGTGCTGGGGCGGGTGAACAAGGTCTTTGCCAGGCGGGTGGACGTGATCGCCTGCGGGACTTGGCCCACGGTCTTGCCGGAGGGTGTGCAGGGGAGCCACGTCGGCAATCCGGTGCGGCAGGCCATTCTGGACCGGGCGGGCGCGCCCTATATTCCACCGGGCGATTATCCGATGTCGGTACTGGTGGTCGGCGGCTCTCAGGGCGCGCGGATCCTGTCGGATGTGGTGCCTGCGGGGATCGCCGCCTTGCCGGAGCATCTGCGGCGCAACATCCGGGTGTTTCAGCAGGCGCGGGCCGAGGATGTGGACCGGGTGGATGCGTTTTATGCGGCGCGCGGGATTGCGGCCGATATCCGGACGTTCTTCGATGACATGCCGACGCGGCTGGCCGAGGCGCAGCTGGTCATCGCGCGGTCGGGGGCGAGCACGATCGCGGATCTGTGTGTCATCGGGCGGCCTGCGGTGCTGGTCCCCTTTGCCGCTGCCGCCGCCGATCACCAGACCGCGAACGCGCGCCAAATGGTCGATGCGGGGGCCGCGATCCTGATGCCGGAGAGCAAGTTCAACGCGGAAAGTCTGGCGGAACATATGGAAACGGTGCTGACGCACCCGTCGGGGGCGCTGCAGATGTCGCGCGCCGCCTTGTCGTGCGGGACACCGGACGCTACAGCGCGGCTGGTCGCGCTGGTGGAACAACTGGCGGGAAGGACGCAATGA
- the murC gene encoding UDP-N-acetylmuramate--L-alanine ligase: protein MMAPTKLPLDVGAIHFVGIGGIGMSGIAEVLINHGYTVQGSDLKATPITERLESLGATVFIGQRAENLEGAEVIVISSAIKTGNPELDTARARGLPVVRRAEMLAELMRLKSNVAIAGTHGKTTTTTMVAALLDEGGLDPTVINGGIIHAYGSNARMGQGEWMVVEADESDGTFNRLPATIAVVTNIDPEHMDHWGTIENLRQGFLDFVSNIPFYGLAVCCTDNPEVQALVGRITDRRVVTFGFNAQADVRAVNLTYEKGVAHFDVALQAEGDMIEGCTLPMPGDHNVSNALSAVAVARHLGMKKDEIRRALKAFGGVNRRFTRVGEVGGVTIIDDYGHHPVEIAAVLKAARQATEGRVIAVHQPHRYSRLSHHFEEFCACFNDADVVGIAEVYAAGEQPIAGADRDSLVAGLIRHGHRHARAVASEDDLERLVREQAGPGDMVVCLGAGTISAWAYGLRDRLDK from the coding sequence ATGATGGCACCGACGAAACTGCCGCTGGACGTGGGCGCGATCCACTTCGTGGGGATCGGCGGGATCGGCATGTCCGGCATTGCCGAGGTGCTGATCAACCACGGCTATACGGTGCAGGGGTCGGATCTGAAGGCCACGCCGATCACCGAGCGGCTGGAAAGTCTTGGGGCGACGGTGTTCATCGGGCAGCGGGCCGAGAACCTGGAGGGGGCGGAGGTCATCGTGATCTCCTCCGCCATCAAGACCGGCAACCCGGAGCTGGATACGGCGCGGGCGCGCGGCCTGCCGGTCGTGCGGCGGGCCGAGATGCTGGCCGAATTGATGCGTCTGAAATCCAACGTGGCCATTGCGGGGACGCACGGCAAGACGACGACGACCACGATGGTCGCGGCCTTGCTGGACGAGGGCGGGCTTGATCCGACGGTCATCAACGGCGGGATCATCCATGCCTATGGGTCCAACGCGCGGATGGGGCAGGGCGAGTGGATGGTGGTGGAGGCCGACGAGAGCGACGGCACCTTCAACCGTCTGCCCGCGACCATCGCCGTCGTGACCAATATCGATCCCGAGCACATGGATCACTGGGGCACGATCGAGAACCTGCGGCAGGGGTTTTTGGATTTCGTGTCGAACATTCCGTTCTACGGGCTGGCGGTGTGCTGCACCGACAACCCGGAAGTGCAGGCGCTGGTGGGGCGGATCACGGACCGCCGCGTCGTGACCTTCGGTTTCAACGCTCAGGCGGATGTGCGGGCGGTCAATCTGACCTACGAGAAGGGTGTGGCGCATTTCGATGTGGCCCTGCAGGCCGAGGGCGACATGATCGAGGGCTGCACCCTGCCGATGCCGGGGGATCACAACGTCAGCAACGCGCTGAGTGCCGTGGCCGTCGCCCGGCATCTGGGGATGAAGAAGGACGAGATCCGCCGCGCGCTGAAGGCCTTTGGCGGGGTCAACCGCCGCTTTACCCGCGTGGGCGAAGTGGGTGGCGTGACGATCATCGACGATTACGGTCACCACCCGGTGGAGATCGCCGCCGTGCTGAAAGCCGCGCGTCAGGCGACGGAGGGCCGTGTCATCGCGGTGCATCAGCCGCACCGCTATTCACGGCTGAGCCATCACTTCGAGGAGTTCTGCGCCTGTTTCAACGACGCCGACGTCGTGGGCATCGCGGAGGTCTATGCCGCGGGCGAGCAGCCGATTGCAGGGGCGGACCGGGATTCGCTGGTCGCGGGGCTGATCCGGCACGGGCACCGGCATGCGCGGGCCGTGGCATCGGAAGACGATCTGGAGCGTCTGGTGCGCGAGCAGGCGGGGCCGGGCGACATGGTGGTCTGTCTGGGGGCCGGCACGATCAGCGCCTGGGCCTACGGGTTGCGCGACAGGCTGGACAAGTGA
- a CDS encoding DUF2484 family protein — MIWSGVIAALWVLAATVTAFLPLRRQFVPGVALLVAAPVLIVWLGVDFGWPVAVVGLLAFASMFRNPLRYLIARARGQNPALPPEIYE, encoded by the coding sequence GTGATCTGGTCCGGGGTCATTGCCGCCCTTTGGGTGCTGGCCGCGACTGTCACGGCGTTCCTGCCGTTGCGGCGGCAGTTCGTGCCGGGCGTGGCGCTGCTGGTCGCTGCACCGGTGCTGATCGTGTGGCTGGGTGTCGATTTCGGCTGGCCGGTCGCGGTGGTCGGGCTGCTGGCCTTTGCGTCGATGTTTCGTAATCCGCTGCGCTATTTGATCGCGCGGGCGCGGGGGCAGAACCCGGCGCTGCCGCCGGAGATCTACGAATGA
- a CDS encoding DUF2484 family protein produces MSAPLLLALVWLVAVNVGGLLPTKDYHWRFAYVMIALGIPLLGWVTWTQGPIVGLLFLAAGASVLRWPLIYLMRWLRGAKRSEPVE; encoded by the coding sequence ATGAGCGCGCCGCTGCTGCTGGCGCTGGTCTGGCTGGTCGCGGTGAACGTGGGCGGCCTGCTGCCCACCAAGGATTACCACTGGCGGTTTGCCTACGTGATGATCGCGCTGGGCATTCCGCTGCTGGGCTGGGTGACCTGGACGCAGGGGCCGATCGTGGGTCTGCTGTTTCTGGCGGCGGGGGCGAGCGTTCTGCGCTGGCCGCTGATCTATCTGATGCGGTGGTTGCGCGGGGCGAAGCGGTCGGAGCCTGTGGAATGA
- the murB gene encoding UDP-N-acetylmuramate dehydrogenase, producing MILPSVRGTLTMDRPLADLTWLRVGGPADVLFQPADVDDLRDFLTALDPSVPVFPMGVGSNLIVRDGGVRGVVIRLGRGFNGIAVDGTTVTAGAAALDAHVARRAAEAGVDLTFLRTIPGSIGGAVRMNAGCYGAYVADVFQAAQAVLRDGSPVTLAGDDLAFAYRSSSLPEGTVLIGATLTGPAGDPEALAQRMADQLAKRDQTQPTKDRTAGSTFRNPVGHSSTGRADDSHDLKAWKVIEDAGMRGATLGGAVMNPMHANFLTNAGGASAADLEDLGERVRKVVYDSQAITLEWEIMRVGERIPRDDA from the coding sequence ATGATCCTGCCCTCCGTCCGCGGGACGCTGACCATGGACCGGCCACTGGCCGATCTGACGTGGCTGCGCGTCGGCGGTCCGGCGGACGTGTTGTTCCAGCCTGCGGATGTGGATGATCTGCGGGATTTTCTGACAGCGCTCGATCCGAGCGTGCCTGTGTTCCCGATGGGGGTCGGTAGCAACCTGATCGTGCGGGATGGCGGTGTGCGCGGCGTGGTGATCCGGCTGGGGCGCGGGTTCAACGGGATCGCCGTCGACGGGACGACGGTCACCGCGGGTGCGGCGGCACTGGATGCCCATGTGGCGCGCCGCGCGGCAGAGGCGGGGGTGGACCTGACGTTCCTGCGCACCATTCCCGGCAGCATCGGCGGGGCGGTGCGGATGAATGCGGGCTGTTACGGCGCCTATGTCGCGGACGTCTTTCAGGCGGCGCAGGCGGTGCTGCGCGATGGATCGCCGGTGACGCTTGCGGGCGATGATCTGGCCTTTGCCTACCGGTCGTCATCGCTGCCGGAGGGGACCGTGCTGATCGGTGCCACGCTGACCGGGCCCGCGGGCGATCCGGAGGCGCTGGCGCAGCGGATGGCGGATCAGCTGGCCAAGCGTGACCAGACGCAGCCGACGAAGGATCGCACGGCGGGCAGCACGTTCCGCAATCCTGTGGGCCATTCCAGCACCGGACGGGCTGACGACAGCCATGATCTGAAGGCGTGGAAGGTGATCGAGGATGCGGGGATGCGGGGCGCAACCTTGGGTGGTGCGGTGATGAACCCGATGCACGCCAATTTTTTGACCAATGCGGGCGGCGCCAGTGCCGCCGATCTGGAAGATTTGGGCGAGCGCGTGCGGAAAGTGGTTTACGATTCGCAAGCGATCACGCTAGAGTGGGAAATTATGCGGGTGGGCGAACGCATCCCCCGCGATGATGCATAA